gAACCAAACCAAGGAAGCCAATGCAACTTGGCTTGGCTGCCCACTGCCTTTGAAAATCAGGCCAGTTatttagaatcatggaatcatagaatcattaaggttggaaaagacctctaagatcatcgactccAACCATCACTAaacccactaaaccacgtccctaagcgcctcatctacacgtcttttaaatacttttaaatacttccagggcaGCCTGGAAGtatcaaccacttctctgggcagcctgttccaaggcctgaccactctttcagtaaagaaatttctcctaatgtccaatctaaacctcccttggtgcaacttgaggccatttcctctcgtcctatcgcttgttactcgggagaagaaaccaacacccacctcactacttTGGTAAACATACACATAAACAACAGCCAAGGCAGTATATGAGGTTATAAGGCACCCGCTGTACTTTCCTGTGCTGCTCATCTTCTGCCACTCACCTTCCTATACTGGTTGAGCTGGGGCTACCCAGAGTTGAAGAGCAATAACATTTGCCATCACCACCTTCTTTACGAGAACTGCAGCCAGTTGAAGAACGTGCATGCACTGCCCTCCAGGGAGGGCAAAATGAAATGGGAAGGCCAATCACTTCTGGGACAGGGACTCATTACCAGGCTCTGGAAGGATGCTGAAGGTACACATTGCTCTGTATTCTGGAATTGTAAAACTACAGTCTTGGCAAGACTGAAAAATTCAGGTGGGGAATtctaaaaaatatgatttttttacttttaccttGATCTTGCAGTTGAGTTAATATGTAGATACAAATCATAGAAGGTATTATGCAAAATGAGTGCAATATCTGAGTCTTTGCCTTACAGGTGCTGGTCTTATGTGGGGGACCTTCAGAGTGGCCAGACAGTGTCTATAGGAGAGAGGTGTGACTATAAAGCCATAGTGGAACATGAGCTCCTGCATGCCCTGGGATTTTACCATGAGCAATCCAGGACGGATCGAGATGACTATGTTCAGATATGGTGGGATGAAATTATTGAAGGTACAATGCAGGTCTGAAATGGTTGAGAATTGTCTATAGATGCATGTCCCTGTTTTTACAATGCTAAAACATCTCTGGTTGAGAATGGCTGCCTGCATGTTGACAACTGGATCATTATTTAGTCACAggtaaagcattttgaaaagatGTTAGGTGCTAAGTTTTATTTCTGATCTTGCCTAATCACATGTGTATGTTTTTGTCTAGGTTTTGCATATGCCTTTGACAAATACAATGACAGTTTCCTTGATGACCTCAATACCCCGTATGATTATGAGTCAGTCTTGCACTACGGACCATATTCTTTCAACATCAATAGCAACGTTCCTTCCATTACAACAAAAATTCCTGAATTTAATGAGATCATTGGGCAGAGGTTGGATTTCAGCAGGAATGACTTACTGAGGTTGAATCGCATGTACAACTGCAGTAAGTCCTTCTTCTCACACATGTATTTGAAAATCCTTACTCAAGCTTCATGATAACATGGATGGAGTCACGTGAGAGGAGCAGGAACATTTCACCCTTAGAATCCTCTCGCAATGCTAAAAGAAACTATTGTTCTTATGCAGCAGCAAGCTCCATGGTGGCCAGATGCCCATTTCTTTATAGAATACCATTTAAATGAATCAAGGGTCTAACACTTTTCATTCACATGGACTTTCCCCTAAGATTACTTGTAATAGTATCCGTTTCCTTCATGGATGATGATCATCATGCTGTTGATGATGATAAAACCTTCAAGGAACAGTAGTCTGGAATTGCGGTCTCCAAAATCAGAGTATTTCAAGTTCTTTTTTCTGCCTATGTGATGTTTGAAAAGACGATTGGGGTCAGGAGCACAAATGAGGATAATTGTGCTTTCCAACTCCACTGGCAAAGCTATGAAAGTAAATACTCAACATGCTGTACAGGACTGATATACAGTGTTAACATACACCTGAATATTTCCACTAGCTTCAGCAGAACTGCTTCTGTTTACACCCTGAAGAGAGAAATGGGCCACAGAGCCTATCCCAGGCAGGCTTAGAGAAAATGATGGATGTCTGAAAGGGAAAACTAGCTCGCAGGGGCCAAGCTTGTTCCCACAAGGAAATATTCAGCCGAGAATGGGAAAAAGAGATAAGACGTTTCTTTCAGGAGGAAACATCATTTATGTGTGGTAAGAGAGACATAGATATGAAAGTCTGTGTGGTCTCAGTTGTATTAAGAACATATTTCCTGGTGTTAAGTGCTGTATGTAAACACTCCGGAATGGGGTTAATAGCGAGAGCCTTAATTGATATTAATACACATGGTAAAATATGTTACTCTATTCCTGTCAGCTTCGAGCCTCACCTTCTTGGATCAGTGCTCCTTTGAATACATCAGTATCTGTGGGATGGTGCAAAGTAGACAAGACGGTGCTGATTGGGACCACACATTGGGCAAACCAGGAGATGAAGACCATACTTTGGTGGGAAACTGTGCAGGTAACATATGTAATTTTAGATGGTCATTAGACTTTACCCATGCTTTTCCGAGATGTGAGGGTGAAGATATACAGAGATAAATAAGTCATTAGAAATATCCTACTATTAATGTTAATCACTGTATACCTGATGCTAAACATAACTCTTGAATTTTCAGATAGAAAGgctaataattttaatttgaaatgtttaaccTCTCTTTAAATCTCCTCCCTACATTGTAATATCTCATGAAGAAATGACAATTTGAGACTTAACTGCTATAAATTGGTGGTAGCTCCACTAAAATGAAGGGAGCTCCACCAGATTGCTACGACTGACTTTGATGAAACTCCATAGAATTAAGTCGGGTGAGACTCTCCTCCTTTTATACATATGTTAcagtattttaagtaattttctagtttgttttaaagctgaagCTGAAAGACACTTTCCCTTTGTGAAGGGGAGTTCACCTGAGGCATCCCCACAAAAGTACCATGCACAAGCAAATACCACAATACACAAATCTTGTTTGCAGACAAATTCTGACATTGAAACCAGTCCAGGATCATCAAAATAGGAAGCTAAGTTTCAGCAATGTGTCATGGAGCAGGAGGAAACCACCCCCAGAAGACTTCTTCAAGGGAGGGGGGGCTGTGTGATGCAGAGCCATATCAGGAGGGTGTAGCTGCTGCTAATTCAAAGCTTGTTCGAGCCGTGCCACATAGGGAGGCTGAAGGATTATCTGAGAAGCAAACCAGCAGTGATTTCCTCTCTTCTGAGGAGAGTGTTGCATGGGGTCCTTTTGATTGAGGGTTTGGCTCTGACTGCACCAATTTGAACATATATTGAATATACATGAGCGTATTGGGTTCTGCAGTATTTTGATTGCTGCCAGAACACAGGAATCGAGTAGGGTCTGTTGTTTTCAAAGGCAGTGGGGAGAAAATTAAATACTGCAGATGAGTATCACGTAAACAGTCCAAAAATCCTCTAGCaaaaaagtttcttttgaaagtcaaaagaaatcatagaatcacagaatggtttgggttggaagggaccttaaagatcatctggttccaacccccttgccatgggcagggacaccttccactagaccaggttgctcaaagccccatccaacctggccttgaacacttccagggatggggcatccacaacttctctgggcaacctgttccagtgcctcaccactctcatagtgaagaatttcttccttatatctgaaTCATCTTTTCCAGATATTAAATATCCACTGAACTAATCTAAGCCTTCTGTAAATGTCTCTCTTCCTTAAAAGAAAGGGGTTTTCTATATTAGTTCGGGCTGTATTTTTATGAACCGAAATAAATGTGAGTTGTTAACACACTCTTAAAGCACTTATTCAGGTTTCCAGGCTTGAAGAATGAAGCTAAGTATGTCAGTAAGAAGTCTGCATACAGCACACACAGCATCTATATCACCAGATCCTAATTACTCCACTTTGGGATTAAATTCCCAATGAACCTTGTCCTGCAAGTCTTGCAGAAAGTAATTCATGAAGAGAGGCTATATGAAAGCATCCTAATTTGGCATAAGGATGAAAGATCACATTTAAGGGACCAATCTGTCTCTTGATCCCTGTCATACTTAGCTTGTAATTATTTGTTGAAGTGTTAGGATACAAAAGAAAGAAGTCCAGGGGGTCTGTTAGCTCTGCCCATTCTCTAAGTACCCAGCTAAACCATTGCTTCAGTCTGCTCAAACCCCATCCTGAAATCAAAAGTCTACAGCTCTAAGCAACTCATCAAAACTTCTTTGTAACTACTacttataaataatataataattctCTTATAAGTAAGAGATGCAGTTTTCCAAATTATATCTGCATATACAAATATAGATGTTTTCTGATTTGTATGCAGGTTGTCCTTCAAAATCAGAACAGTCATTGGGTTGGTTTGGACATGGCTTGACTACCTGGAGTTTTGTGGTTCATATCTGGGACAGAGTACACACTTGTTCAGTGATTCATTTTCCCCTATTAAGACTCAATATGAAATTCCaatcaataataaaataaagcagaactgCAAACAGAGTTTGTGTACAAGTGGTTAAGGTTAGGCACATCTGCTTCCCAAAACACAAGTGGTGGTTAGTCACAAAAGTGTCTCACggtgcaggagaggaaaaaagtactGAATAGAAAAGAAAGCCATTTCTGTGGAACTTGTTCCCAGGGAGGAGCGCGAAGAGATGGCTTTTGGCAGTAACAGATCGTGTTTGCTGCCTAACGCTGCGTTTGGTTACAGTTTGGAGATCCAAATTTATACCAAATTCGCAGGCAGTGAGGAAGAGAGCAGGCATGGAACAGGCAGGGTGAGGGGATGCTCCCGTTCTCATCACACGTGGGATTCGAGAGGGCAGATCTGAGCCCGGTGAAAGGCACAACGCAAAACCCAGCACTTCGAAGACCTACCGAGTAGGGAGGAAAATCAAGAGGAGTGTTGTTTAGGTCCCACTGttggcaaggaaagagaaaatcctTATTTCTAGAGGAACAAGTCTGTTTGGCTGTTGTTTGACGGGCTGTTTGCTTGCGGTTTGCAGGGTGTGCGGTTTGCTGACACTGTGAAGCTCTGGATGTGTGACAGAGCATGTGGCTGGGGAGCTGACAGCAGCTTCCTGCCTCTCGTGGCCAGTGACAGACAATTAACTGCTCTTCTccaaggagggggaagaaaaatatttaaaacctaaACAGTCAGCCTTCATAAGTTTCCTGAGAGCAAAACAGGTCAGCAGTTATTGGAAAATAAGCAGCTTTATTGGGTATTTGGAGGGGAACGTACTGCGGAAGGCCAGCAACGCGTCTGTGAGCACAGCCAAGCACAGGCATGCGGCTGGAAGCAGCAGTGGAGCTCAGGGGGGCATCAGGTGGCAATTCAGAGTCATCCTTCTCTGCACGGTCTCTGCTATTTGCATCAGTCGGCTCCCAGACAGACAAAAAAGTGCAAACCCGTAGAATGCAGCCACAGGGTATTTGGAAACCCCCGGCGTGATGCAGCTTGAAAACGTCCTTGCTGTCAGGAGAGACACTTCCTATAGAGGGGGGAGGTATTGAGGCTATTAGGCGAAGCTGATGCGCTTGCTCAGTCGTCTTCAAGAAGCTGATTTAAAACTGGGATATACAGAATGGGGCTGATGCGGATGATGAGGGTGCAAATGGTCAATCTTTGTGACCAGGAAGATCGAAGACTCAGAGGAGGTATCACTCCGGCCCACAGATAGAGTTGCAGGCTAActatgaaagaaggaaaatagttATTTCGAACACATTAGTATGAGAGGGTATGAGTTGATACAAAGTAATTGGACTGGAAGTTAATAAATTCTTTACCTATAGCAGAATTAAGGCAAAAATGTCTTCAGGTACTTTTATAGGGAAGTCTGATCTATTGACAAAAGGCTTACAGAGCACGGTTTCTAGGCAAAGCAGAAGACTGAAGGTCTTGACCTAACAGGACCCTTCCAATACTTTCCTAGTTTGCCTTCAAAAAAATCCCAGCCCAAGTGCATCCACTTACATTTGCACGCGTTTGCAGGATTGGCACATGTACGGTTCGTACTTCATTTCTGAAGAATGCAACCCAATGTGTACCTTAGCTAATCAACTGAACACCAGTTTGCAAGCCATGCTttgatgcattttcattttaatgtttaattacAATGTAGGGAGAAttcttttctattgattttttttttctttaaaaataactttgtaaCTTAAGCAAGTGGAAACTACACTAAAGCTTATTTAGCACTGGCATTTCATTACTGAATGGATCAAAAACTTTTATCACCTCACTGTTTTGTGTTTCCCAGATAGAGGCTATTTCATGCATTTAGATACAAAAACTGGACATGCTGGTCAGTCAGCTCTTCTGGAATCTCGCATCATTTAtccaaggaggaaggaaaaatgccTTCAGTTTTTCTACAGGTTAAATGGAAGTCCGCAGGATAAGCTAGTTATCTGGGTTAAGAAAGATGATGGAACTGGAAATGTTAGACGGATGGAAAAGCTGCACACTATTACAGGTAAAGTGTTTTCATACCTGAAGTGCTGGCAGACTTTGATGAGAGACAACACTGGTGTGGTTTATCGTATGAGTTTGCTCCAGTGTCCAGTGTAAATCTAACCTTCGTTTGCTTCAGCTGAGTAACTCCAGAGTTAGTGCCcatgagaacagaatttggctcAGCGGCAGTTTCCTTAAGACTGTTCCTAGACTAGCTGAGGTGCAGAGCATCAGACAATCACCGTCCAAACAAACAGGTCACGGGACGCTTGAGGAAGACAGAGCTTGATTTGGGATTGTGTCCTGGCCTTTCCATTctcacatatatttatttttctcttcagctgaCAGAGAACATCACTGGAAATTGGCCAGCATTCCCTTCAGTGTCCAAACGAAATTCCGGTATGGGTTTCAGGGCATCAGAGGAGATCCAGCCAAGTCTGCCGGGGGAATTGCCATCGATGACACCAGCCTGACAGAGACAAACTGCCCCACCAATATCTGGCACATCAGAAACTTCACATCCCTTTTTAACAGTACTTCAAAAGGCGATTATATCGTAAGCCCTGTGTTTTACAGCTCGGAAGGCTATGCCTTTGCTTTACAGCTGTATCCTCACGGAAGAAATTCATCACCCTACATGAATTACATGGGGATTACTTTCCACCTCTGCAGCAGTCCGAACGATGGCCTTCTTGAATGGCCGGCCGGACACAGACAAGTTGTCTTGTCGATTTTGGATCAAGACCCTGATGTGATCCACAGGATGTCCCTCAGCCTTAGCTTCACTACGGACCCAAACCAGCTAGTATATGGTAAGTCAGAGTGCACcagggagaaaaatagaaatgcagaGGTTTGCTCAAGCTGGAGAAAAGTCTTGGAAGTCAAGAA
The genomic region above belongs to Calonectris borealis chromosome 3, bCalBor7.hap1.2, whole genome shotgun sequence and contains:
- the LOC142079934 gene encoding meprin A subunit alpha-like; translation: MQNIGSTCLHRQIQNSVEDRADDIDGGQLRKDIPEINSETGRKLFEGDIIFPLERNALRNSSYRWKFPIPYILADSLDLNAKGVILQAFDMFRLKSCVDFKPYEGEQTYLKFEKLDGCWSYVGDLQSGQTVSIGERCDYKAIVEHELLHALGFYHEQSRTDRDDYVQIWWDEIIEGFAYAFDKYNDSFLDDLNTPYDYESVLHYGPYSFNINSNVPSITTKIPEFNEIIGQRLDFSRNDLLRLNRMYNCTSSLTFLDQCSFEYISICGMVQSRQDGADWDHTLGKPGDEDHTLVGNCADRGYFMHLDTKTGHAGQSALLESRIIYPRRKEKCLQFFYRLNGSPQDKLVIWVKKDDGTGNVRRMEKLHTITADREHHWKLASIPFSVQTKFRYGFQGIRGDPAKSAGGIAIDDTSLTETNCPTNIWHIRNFTSLFNSTSKGDYIVSPVFYSSEGYAFALQLYPHGRNSSPYMNYMGITFHLCSSPNDGLLEWPAGHRQVVLSILDQDPDVIHRMSLSLSFTTDPNQLVYGRNDTLQWDKPSITGSFSSFCNCYMSPGVGWNTFLTHRELHWKKFLKNDSLFIFADFEDLTPLITSEVPVHP